From a single Pseudomonas triticicola genomic region:
- a CDS encoding NAD-dependent epimerase: protein MKILVTGAAGFIGAHCVLRLLRDGHSVVGLDNFNHYYDPQLKHDRVQWVREQAGDFPLATVDLAHASAIDALFAREQPQVVIHLAAQAGVRYSLDNPRAYLDSNLNGFLNILESCRHHPVEHLIYASSSSVYGANQHTPYSVKDGVNHPLSLYAATKKANELMAHSYSHLFGIPCTGLRFFTVYGPWGRPDMSPIQFARAISEGEPLKLFNHGEHQRDFTYIDDIIESIARLIDQPPQANPQWDREQPDPASSMAPWRLFNIGGQQPVALKTYLALMEKHLDRKAIVELLPLQPGDVLNTCAEASDLAQATGFQPRIELDEGLGRFIAWFRNYYPTARAPLAAE from the coding sequence ATGAAGATTCTGGTGACCGGTGCCGCCGGTTTCATTGGTGCCCATTGCGTCCTGCGCTTGCTGCGCGACGGGCATTCAGTGGTCGGCCTGGACAATTTCAACCACTACTACGACCCGCAGCTCAAGCACGACCGCGTGCAGTGGGTGCGCGAGCAGGCTGGCGATTTCCCGCTCGCTACAGTGGATCTGGCCCACGCTTCGGCCATCGACGCATTGTTTGCCCGCGAGCAGCCGCAAGTGGTGATTCATCTCGCCGCGCAGGCCGGGGTGCGTTATTCGCTGGACAATCCACGGGCGTATCTGGACAGCAACCTCAACGGGTTCCTGAACATTCTCGAGAGCTGCCGGCATCACCCGGTCGAGCACTTGATCTACGCCTCGTCGAGTTCGGTGTACGGCGCCAACCAGCACACGCCTTACTCGGTCAAGGATGGCGTCAACCATCCGCTGTCGCTGTACGCCGCGACAAAAAAAGCCAATGAACTGATGGCGCACAGCTACAGCCATCTGTTCGGCATTCCCTGCACCGGCCTGCGCTTTTTCACCGTGTACGGGCCTTGGGGCCGGCCGGACATGTCGCCGATCCAGTTCGCCCGGGCGATCAGCGAAGGCGAGCCGCTGAAGCTGTTCAATCACGGCGAGCACCAGCGCGACTTCACCTACATCGACGACATCATCGAAAGCATCGCTCGCCTCATCGATCAGCCACCGCAAGCCAACCCGCAGTGGGATCGCGAACAGCCCGACCCCGCCAGCAGCATGGCGCCGTGGCGCCTGTTCAACATTGGCGGGCAGCAACCGGTCGCACTGAAAACCTACCTCGCGCTCATGGAAAAACACCTCGATCGCAAAGCCATTGTCGAGCTGCTGCCGCTGCAACCGGGCGACGTGCTCAACACCTGCGCCGAGGCCAGCGATCTGGCCCAGGCCACCGGATTCCAGCCCCGGATAGAACTGGATGAAGGACTGGGCCGCTTCATCGCCTGGTTCCGCAACTACTACCCCACTGCCCGTGCGCCGCTTGCGGCTGAATGA
- a CDS encoding sugar transferase has protein sequence MTGHERSVSIAQMRPDKRVDPEHRMRLDAAIHRQGRGWLSGRDGGRPWQLSRTNRVVACLGALTILVLISPVLLGLALAIKFTSPGPVLFVQKRTGYRGRKFGMFKFRTMVSNAEELKESLRHLNKHGADAIDFKIDKDPRVTGIGSFLRRTSLDELPNLINVVTGDMRLVGPRPTSFNAYRYKDNHLARLAIYPGMTGLWQISGRSNIDFDQRVELDLSYIAEQSLLLDLKILLKTPFKVFSGHGAS, from the coding sequence ATGACTGGACATGAAAGAAGTGTGTCGATTGCACAGATGCGCCCTGACAAGCGCGTCGACCCAGAACATCGCATGCGCCTTGATGCGGCGATTCACCGGCAGGGTCGCGGCTGGCTGAGCGGCCGCGATGGTGGCCGCCCATGGCAGCTGTCGCGGACCAATCGCGTGGTCGCCTGCCTCGGCGCGCTGACGATTCTCGTGCTGATCTCGCCGGTGCTGCTGGGTCTGGCCCTGGCCATCAAGTTCACCAGCCCGGGGCCGGTGCTGTTCGTGCAGAAACGCACCGGTTATCGCGGGCGCAAGTTCGGCATGTTCAAGTTCCGCACCATGGTCAGCAACGCCGAAGAACTCAAAGAGTCGCTGCGCCACCTGAACAAGCACGGGGCGGACGCCATCGATTTCAAGATCGACAAGGACCCGCGCGTCACCGGCATCGGCAGCTTTCTGCGGCGCACCAGCCTCGACGAGCTGCCCAACCTGATCAACGTGGTGACCGGCGACATGCGCCTGGTCGGCCCTCGCCCGACCTCGTTCAACGCCTATCGCTACAAGGACAATCACCTCGCGCGTCTGGCGATCTACCCCGGCATGACCGGTCTGTGGCAGATCTCCGGACGCAGCAACATCGACTTCGACCAGCGCGTTGAGTTGGACCTCAGCTACATCGCCGAGCAGAGCCTTCTGCTTGATCTGAAGATTCTGTTGAAAACCCCCTTCAAAGTATTCAGCGGCCACGGAGCAAGCTAA
- a CDS encoding CpsD/CapB family tyrosine-protein kinase: MDGSTNKSLSIASPSESNLTSTVLDLDLRILFLTAANPGAGTTTSAVALASQLAQMSSGQVLLVDGSQSANNLTQQMNLGKERGLRDLLFNPDNPPLLQDCVVQVSSLPFHVLPNGRPIRTLEHLTAERLSPLLDQLGSQYRFVVIDGDAVYSAADTLVISTQVDGVVFVVRAEDTRWEVAQAAVQRLTQAGAKVVGSVFNRRKYYMPKWLYKNL; encoded by the coding sequence ATGGACGGTTCAACCAATAAAAGCCTGAGCATCGCCAGCCCCAGCGAATCGAATCTGACCTCGACCGTGCTGGATCTCGACCTGCGCATTCTGTTTCTGACCGCCGCCAACCCCGGCGCCGGCACCACCACCAGCGCTGTGGCACTGGCCAGTCAACTGGCGCAGATGAGCAGCGGCCAGGTGCTGCTCGTCGATGGCAGCCAGTCGGCGAACAACCTTACCCAGCAGATGAACCTCGGCAAGGAGCGCGGCCTGCGCGACCTGCTGTTCAACCCGGACAACCCGCCGCTGTTGCAGGACTGCGTGGTGCAGGTTTCGAGCCTGCCCTTTCATGTGCTGCCCAACGGCCGGCCGATCCGCACGCTGGAACACCTGACCGCCGAGCGCCTGAGCCCGTTGCTCGACCAGTTGGGCAGCCAGTACCGCTTTGTGGTGATCGATGGCGACGCGGTGTATTCGGCCGCCGACACCCTGGTCATCAGCACTCAGGTCGACGGCGTGGTGTTTGTCGTGCGCGCCGAAGACACCCGCTGGGAAGTCGCCCAGGCCGCTGTGCAACGCCTGACCCAGGCCGGGGCGAAAGTGGTCGGCAGCGTGTTCAACCGGCGCAAGTACTACATGCCCAAATGGCTTTACAAAAACCTGTAA
- a CDS encoding polysaccharide biosynthesis/export family protein, translated as MNARMLVLLLLPLAGCSSNSDTQNMPVNILTASPANAQATDMPKIEQTLRPQDVLDVIFHISTSGSDAYRVQSGDQIGLNFTAASQLNGNQLVLPDGTIELPGANTSVKIAGLTSEEARQEIQRVYQRKQLFQPNRNQLTVQIISPLSNEQNLKSALNHPATGMSREITVGTDGYASFPEIGAVPLQGMTVNQLESFLNKKYAQLPGRMTVDVLLKSTAGNEIYVLGEVAQPGSYPIRRPVSVLEALTLARGTNVKARLDSVVIMRRNGNQVKAVRYDVEKALSGDAPQIAYLQPDDMLYVPKTKLASAGELARQLADVVLFQGVGFSFGYRVDNKDSDN; from the coding sequence ATGAACGCCAGAATGCTTGTCCTGCTGTTGCTGCCGCTTGCGGGCTGCTCCAGCAATTCCGACACCCAGAACATGCCGGTGAATATTCTCACCGCCTCCCCGGCCAACGCCCAGGCGACCGATATGCCGAAGATCGAGCAGACCCTGCGCCCGCAGGATGTGCTGGACGTGATCTTCCATATCAGCACCAGCGGCTCGGACGCCTACCGCGTGCAATCGGGCGACCAGATCGGCCTGAATTTCACCGCCGCCAGCCAGCTCAACGGCAACCAGCTGGTGCTGCCCGACGGCACCATCGAGCTACCGGGCGCCAACACCTCGGTGAAAATCGCCGGGTTGACCAGCGAAGAAGCGCGCCAGGAAATCCAGCGCGTCTATCAGCGCAAACAGCTGTTCCAGCCCAACCGCAACCAGCTCACCGTGCAGATCATCAGCCCGCTGAGCAATGAGCAGAACCTGAAAAGCGCGCTGAACCACCCGGCGACCGGCATGAGTCGCGAGATCACCGTCGGCACTGACGGCTACGCGAGTTTTCCGGAAATCGGCGCCGTGCCGCTGCAAGGCATGACCGTCAATCAACTGGAATCCTTCCTCAACAAAAAGTACGCGCAACTGCCGGGCCGCATGACCGTGGACGTGCTGCTCAAGTCCACCGCGGGCAACGAGATCTATGTGCTGGGTGAAGTCGCACAACCGGGCTCGTATCCGATCCGCCGGCCGGTGTCGGTGCTCGAGGCGCTGACCCTGGCGCGCGGCACCAACGTCAAGGCGCGGCTGGATTCGGTGGTGATCATGCGGCGCAACGGCAATCAGGTGAAAGCCGTGCGCTACGACGTCGAAAAAGCCCTGTCCGGCGATGCCCCGCAAATCGCTTACCTGCAACCGGACGACATGCTCTACGTGCCAAAAACCAAACTGGCCAGCGCCGGCGAACTCGCCCGCCAACTGGCTGATGTGGTGCTGTTCCAGGGCGTCGGTTTCAGCTTCGGCTACCGCGTCGACAACAAAGACAGTGACAACTAA
- a CDS encoding GumC family protein, whose protein sequence is MNPKENYLHEFFRIFFANKQLVKRVFLTFAVIALLLPLLLKQSFDITAQVIVQSKKLSQGDATTSLTVDNATFIPPSLADMETESNILRSPALIRQTISELRDNGEYSPPPGVFAKLLGEPFKRYVSTPLREYVINPLRNGLGMETDPVRDTTLDALTQQAVDSLKIETLPGSNVISITYSFPDPRQGTTFVSALLQNYLVSRQALQSIDLPQSFYETKKHQYQVRLDGLEGNRQALLENVGAADPKEEITFRLNAINTEEQALNLYQDRLLQSQRWLEYLKTALAAASSSKLNDYTFPYTFTTTVDNVAFEDREIKQMGEQLTSQVSRYMNDLAVFQPGSEPMLLTREQIARTRQQFLKVVSNRIQERTADLAVVKQVIEQKTARIAEFKSRIRDLQQTQSKLRQMDTEIDALHAAFSTYAQRFAESSTTRSLNDDLSNARVLSPPFEPTEAAFPKPLLIIPFGLFTGLLLAIAFVYVREFFDHRFKHPAQISHELGLPVLLVLNEETSQPGNPHKNWTMPSLVHWVRN, encoded by the coding sequence ATGAACCCAAAGGAAAACTACCTGCATGAGTTCTTCAGGATTTTCTTCGCCAACAAGCAACTGGTGAAGCGCGTCTTCCTGACTTTTGCAGTCATCGCCCTGCTCCTGCCACTCCTGCTCAAACAGAGCTTCGACATCACCGCGCAGGTCATCGTGCAGTCGAAAAAACTCTCTCAGGGCGACGCCACCACCTCGCTCACGGTGGACAACGCGACCTTCATTCCGCCGTCGCTGGCGGACATGGAAACCGAGAGCAACATCCTCCGCTCGCCAGCGCTGATCCGCCAGACCATCAGCGAACTGCGCGACAACGGTGAATACAGCCCGCCACCTGGGGTGTTCGCCAAATTGCTCGGCGAACCGTTCAAGCGCTATGTCTCGACACCGCTGCGCGAGTACGTGATCAACCCGTTGCGCAACGGGCTCGGCATGGAAACCGATCCGGTGCGTGACACCACCCTCGACGCCCTGACCCAGCAAGCCGTCGACAGCCTGAAAATCGAAACCCTGCCCGGCTCCAACGTGATCTCGATCACTTACAGCTTCCCGGATCCGCGCCAAGGCACGACATTCGTCAGCGCCCTGCTGCAGAACTATCTGGTCAGCCGTCAGGCGTTGCAATCGATCGATTTGCCGCAGTCGTTCTACGAGACCAAAAAGCACCAGTACCAAGTGCGTCTCGATGGCCTGGAAGGTAACCGCCAAGCACTGCTGGAAAATGTTGGCGCGGCGGATCCGAAGGAAGAAATCACCTTCCGTCTCAATGCAATCAACACTGAAGAACAGGCGCTGAACCTGTATCAGGATCGCCTGCTGCAAAGCCAGCGTTGGCTCGAGTATCTGAAAACTGCGCTGGCCGCCGCCAGCAGCAGCAAGCTCAACGACTACACCTTTCCCTACACCTTCACCACCACCGTCGACAACGTGGCGTTCGAGGATCGGGAAATCAAACAGATGGGCGAGCAACTGACCAGCCAGGTCAGCCGTTACATGAACGATCTGGCGGTATTCCAGCCCGGCAGCGAGCCGATGCTGTTGACTCGCGAACAGATCGCCCGCACCCGTCAGCAGTTTCTCAAAGTGGTGAGCAACCGCATCCAGGAACGCACCGCCGACCTGGCCGTGGTCAAGCAGGTGATCGAGCAGAAAACCGCGCGCATCGCCGAGTTCAAGAGCCGCATCCGTGACCTGCAGCAGACTCAGAGCAAACTGCGTCAGATGGACACCGAGATCGATGCGCTGCACGCAGCGTTTTCGACCTATGCCCAGCGCTTCGCCGAAAGCAGCACTACGCGCTCGCTCAACGATGACCTGTCCAACGCCCGGGTTCTCAGCCCACCGTTCGAACCGACCGAGGCGGCGTTCCCGAAACCGCTGCTGATCATTCCGTTCGGGCTGTTCACCGGCCTGCTGCTGGCGATCGCCTTCGTCTACGTTCGTGAATTCTTCGATCACCGCTTCAAGCATCCGGCGCAAATCAGCCATGAGCTGGGCCTGCCGGTGCTGTTGGTGCTCAACGAAGAAACGTCGCAGCCGGGCAATCCGCACAAGAACTGGACCATGCCGAGCCTGGTTCACTGGGTGCGCAATTGA
- a CDS encoding glycosyltransferase family 4 protein yields MNAVSTPIVALPIIHLLSSGGFYGAERMLLDHCLATPGQHQVLFLDAPPELIARFREAGADARACAGLGELLRHLRQRHGDKPLLNTHNFKGLLFGWVGATLLRLPLVITQHGFTPRSRKQKFYTWLSLQLCRTASVKRVVCVAQSIATLHLKASVKAEKLQVIPNGLPAAPTMQLVADRQRWLVGYVGRLSSEKGPDLFLDALIGLCHQHPQLDAVMLGDGPEREALLARIDAAGLQQRIRLPGYQTAMQVWWQQLDALVISSRTEGTPMILLEAMQVGVPVVAFAVGGIPDVLQDRHNGLLAAPTDTAALARQLDTLLAEPKLAAQLRDNARRTQQEHYDLKALAERWSQLYIHTAREART; encoded by the coding sequence TTGAACGCGGTGTCCACCCCAATCGTCGCCCTGCCGATCATTCATTTGCTCAGCAGCGGCGGCTTCTACGGGGCCGAGCGAATGTTGCTGGATCATTGCCTGGCCACGCCGGGGCAGCACCAGGTGCTGTTCCTCGACGCACCGCCAGAATTGATCGCGCGCTTTCGCGAAGCCGGGGCGGACGCTCGCGCTTGTGCCGGGCTCGGCGAATTGCTGCGGCACTTGCGTCAGCGCCACGGCGACAAGCCGTTGCTCAACACCCACAACTTCAAAGGGCTGCTGTTCGGCTGGGTCGGCGCCACGCTGTTGCGCCTGCCGCTGGTGATCACCCAGCACGGCTTCACGCCGCGCAGCCGCAAGCAGAAGTTCTACACCTGGCTGAGCCTGCAACTGTGCCGCACGGCGTCGGTGAAACGGGTGGTCTGCGTGGCGCAAAGCATCGCCACGCTGCACCTCAAGGCCAGCGTAAAAGCGGAGAAGTTGCAGGTGATTCCCAACGGTTTGCCAGCGGCGCCGACGATGCAACTGGTGGCAGATCGGCAACGCTGGCTGGTCGGGTACGTCGGTCGGTTGAGCAGTGAAAAAGGCCCGGACCTGTTTCTCGATGCGCTGATCGGCCTGTGTCATCAGCACCCGCAACTGGACGCGGTGATGCTCGGTGACGGCCCGGAACGCGAGGCCTTGCTGGCGCGCATCGATGCTGCCGGTTTGCAGCAGCGGATTCGCCTGCCGGGCTACCAGACGGCGATGCAAGTCTGGTGGCAGCAACTCGATGCGCTGGTGATCAGCTCGCGCACCGAGGGCACGCCGATGATTCTGCTCGAAGCGATGCAGGTCGGGGTGCCGGTGGTGGCGTTCGCGGTCGGCGGCATTCCCGATGTGTTGCAGGACCGTCACAACGGCCTGCTCGCCGCGCCGACGGATACCGCCGCCCTCGCCCGCCAGCTCGACACACTGCTGGCCGAACCGAAGCTGGCCGCGCAGCTGCGCGACAACGCCAGACGCACCCAACAGGAACACTACGACCTCAAGGCTTTGGCCGAACGCTGGTCGCAGCTGTACATCCACACGGCACGGGAGGCACGCACATGA
- a CDS encoding O-antigen ligase family protein: MIFPLSIVSLFALVSLGLLASPWPYLAPGAVIGLVGFTVLYRKPTWGLLGIAALVPFEGFFKDSSVSGSKLLGASLAVIVMLQLALHQIPSQRLRSNLWHCLIGFMVLYFLSLLNTDDMGMSLGHLRELSVGLVLFAITLLIGRELNLDLFARLVTLAVTATCAMAMFSAKFQDQGRAAGLLEDPNAFAMLIAFAIPLGLLLVIRSPNLLHRLFWGACCLLLLGGMTKTESRSGLVVLALSLLIGIWHYRAQLTHIRPRHLGFVMLGAAIVIPLAIYAMPAGYMARIQSLSILSAGSKAQDESLGRRASYIVVGSQMIREHPVLGSGPGTFPLHYATTGYAKAFSANRKIGDLYRRAHNTYLEIFSELGVPAGLFFVGMLGLGLYNLIRARAAWMLRGDGYRADMMTHLGVSFLSLTLFLMFLSAPNQKYVWIMLALTSVLRIKAEQAPLTTETQT, encoded by the coding sequence ATGATTTTCCCGCTCTCGATCGTCAGTCTGTTTGCTCTGGTCAGCTTGGGTCTGCTGGCCAGTCCCTGGCCTTATCTGGCTCCGGGAGCGGTGATTGGCCTGGTCGGTTTCACCGTCCTGTACCGCAAGCCGACCTGGGGCCTGCTCGGCATTGCCGCGCTGGTGCCGTTCGAAGGGTTCTTCAAGGACAGTTCAGTGTCGGGGAGCAAGTTGCTCGGCGCCTCGCTGGCGGTAATCGTGATGCTGCAACTGGCTCTGCATCAGATTCCGTCGCAACGCCTGCGCAGCAACCTCTGGCATTGCCTGATCGGCTTCATGGTTCTGTATTTTCTCAGCCTGCTCAATACCGACGACATGGGCATGTCGCTGGGGCACCTGCGCGAACTCAGCGTCGGCCTCGTACTTTTTGCCATCACCCTGTTGATCGGCCGCGAACTGAACCTCGACCTGTTCGCCCGCCTGGTGACCCTTGCCGTCACCGCAACCTGCGCCATGGCAATGTTCTCGGCGAAGTTTCAGGATCAGGGGCGCGCCGCCGGCCTGCTCGAAGACCCCAACGCCTTCGCCATGCTCATCGCCTTCGCCATTCCTCTCGGACTGCTGCTGGTGATCCGCAGCCCGAACCTGCTGCACCGCTTGTTCTGGGGCGCTTGCTGCCTGTTGTTGCTGGGCGGCATGACCAAGACCGAATCGCGGTCCGGGCTGGTGGTATTGGCGTTGAGCCTGCTCATCGGCATCTGGCACTACCGCGCGCAACTGACCCACATCCGTCCACGGCACCTGGGTTTCGTCATGCTCGGTGCGGCCATCGTGATTCCGCTGGCGATCTACGCCATGCCCGCCGGTTACATGGCGCGGATCCAGTCATTGAGCATCCTCAGCGCCGGCTCCAAGGCGCAGGACGAATCCCTCGGCCGCCGTGCTTCCTACATCGTCGTCGGCAGCCAGATGATCCGCGAGCACCCGGTGCTCGGCTCCGGCCCTGGCACCTTTCCGCTGCATTACGCGACCACCGGTTATGCCAAGGCGTTTTCCGCCAACCGCAAGATCGGCGACCTGTACCGCCGCGCCCACAACACCTATCTGGAAATCTTCAGCGAACTGGGCGTGCCCGCCGGGCTGTTCTTCGTCGGCATGCTCGGGCTCGGTCTGTACAACCTGATCCGCGCGCGGGCGGCGTGGATGCTGCGCGGTGACGGATATCGGGCAGACATGATGACCCACCTGGGGGTGAGCTTTCTGTCGCTGACCCTGTTCCTGATGTTCCTCAGCGCGCCGAACCAGAAGTACGTGTGGATCATGCTGGCGCTGACCAGTGTGCTGCGCATCAAGGCCGAGCAGGCGCCACTGACTACGGAGACGCAGACATGA
- a CDS encoding glycosyltransferase yields MKRISIVIPMYNEARHIGRTLLAAQKAAHAANVECELIVVDNGSNDQGPHIARQFGATVLSLPGLLIGALRNRGTAIASGEWLAFIDADVEMPETWLQPLFDIEASGQADVFGLDLHTPAEAPWFATAWQRRSSQPSHRVSHSVDWLPSSNLLMRRDWFDKVGGFNETLRTGEDKEFTLRLHEQGARLLSVNDKVALHWGYEMNWREWMGKEMWRQGSHLQLLRTHGMSLRLLRFPMLSLFVWLLDFLAISALLDGFPHHAALMVTLTLMPGLVLSVRQSLKHRDPLLTLQLWGLHWLRLHLAGAAFILSLCQWNARRPARG; encoded by the coding sequence ATGAAGCGGATCAGCATCGTCATTCCGATGTACAACGAGGCGCGGCACATTGGCCGTACCCTGCTCGCCGCCCAAAAAGCTGCACACGCGGCCAACGTCGAGTGCGAGCTGATCGTGGTCGACAACGGCTCGAACGACCAGGGTCCGCACATTGCCCGGCAATTCGGCGCAACCGTGCTCAGTTTGCCGGGGCTGTTGATCGGCGCGCTGCGTAATCGCGGCACGGCGATCGCCAGCGGCGAATGGCTGGCCTTCATCGACGCCGACGTTGAAATGCCGGAAACCTGGTTGCAGCCGTTATTCGACATCGAAGCCAGTGGCCAGGCCGATGTGTTCGGCCTGGACCTGCACACCCCGGCCGAAGCGCCATGGTTCGCCACGGCCTGGCAACGCCGCTCTTCGCAGCCCTCGCACCGCGTCAGCCACAGCGTCGATTGGCTGCCCAGTTCCAACCTGCTGATGCGTCGCGACTGGTTCGATAAGGTCGGCGGTTTCAACGAAACCCTGCGCACCGGCGAAGACAAGGAATTCACCCTGCGCCTGCACGAACAGGGCGCGCGTCTGCTGTCGGTCAATGACAAGGTCGCGCTGCACTGGGGTTACGAAATGAACTGGCGCGAATGGATGGGCAAGGAAATGTGGCGCCAGGGCAGCCATCTGCAACTGCTGCGCACCCATGGCATGAGCCTGCGCCTGCTGCGCTTTCCAATGCTGTCGTTGTTCGTCTGGCTGCTGGACTTTCTGGCGATCTCGGCGCTGCTCGACGGTTTTCCGCACCACGCAGCGCTAATGGTGACGCTGACCCTGATGCCGGGGCTGGTACTGAGCGTTCGCCAGAGTCTCAAGCACCGTGATCCGCTCCTGACCCTGCAACTGTGGGGCCTGCACTGGCTGCGCCTGCATCTGGCCGGCGCGGCGTTCATTTTGAGTCTGTGTCAGTGGAACGCAAGGAGGCCTGCCCGTGGCTGA
- a CDS encoding glycosyltransferase family 2 protein has protein sequence MAEFIFWMCLLLPVYAYVGYPLLLTILAPLFPAWRHTPAPPLDVSIVIAAHNEARHIEHKLRTLLAQDYQPATLQIILASDGSTDDTVACAHKVIDPRITVLDLPRQGKAATLNAGAALSSGDILVFTDADNQWSRDTLGHLLAPLSDPQVGACAGHMVIPVTGGGLSIGDSLYRHYEGWLRRVENRTGCMVSADGALLALRRELFQNVPAEVNDDFFISTCAPVAGKRIVYVPEAQVIDHGVDEADKQFRRRQRVTVGGLQSLAQRRELLNPLKHGLYSLALISHKLIRRLAPVLLLPLLLSNCWLWDEHGFYRLSLIAQLFGYSVAIAGLLDGQHRLPKPFRLAAFLLVTLAGMSLGLWQFLRGQRYAQWNPEQNR, from the coding sequence GTGGCTGAGTTCATTTTCTGGATGTGCCTGTTGCTGCCGGTATACGCCTACGTCGGTTACCCGCTGTTGCTGACCATTCTCGCGCCGCTGTTTCCGGCGTGGCGACACACGCCGGCGCCGCCGCTGGACGTCAGCATCGTCATCGCCGCGCACAACGAGGCGCGGCATATCGAGCACAAGTTGCGCACGCTGCTGGCGCAGGATTATCAACCGGCGACGCTGCAGATCATTCTCGCCAGCGACGGCTCGACCGATGACACCGTGGCCTGCGCGCACAAGGTGATTGATCCGCGCATCACCGTGCTCGACCTGCCGCGTCAAGGCAAAGCCGCCACGCTGAATGCCGGCGCGGCCCTGAGCAGCGGCGACATTCTGGTGTTCACCGATGCCGACAACCAATGGTCACGCGACACCCTCGGCCACTTGCTCGCGCCGCTGAGCGATCCACAGGTAGGCGCTTGCGCCGGGCACATGGTGATCCCGGTTACTGGTGGCGGCCTGAGCATCGGCGACAGCCTGTACCGGCATTACGAAGGCTGGCTGCGCCGGGTCGAGAACCGCACCGGCTGCATGGTCTCCGCTGACGGCGCCCTGCTAGCCCTGCGCCGCGAGTTGTTCCAGAACGTACCGGCCGAGGTCAACGACGATTTCTTCATCAGCACCTGCGCACCGGTGGCCGGCAAGCGCATCGTCTACGTGCCCGAAGCGCAGGTTATCGACCATGGCGTCGACGAGGCGGACAAACAGTTTCGCCGTCGTCAGCGCGTCACCGTCGGCGGCCTGCAAAGCCTGGCCCAGCGCCGCGAGCTGCTCAATCCGCTCAAGCATGGCCTGTATTCACTGGCGTTGATCAGCCACAAACTGATCCGCCGCCTGGCGCCGGTTCTTCTTCTGCCATTGCTGCTGAGCAATTGCTGGCTGTGGGACGAGCACGGCTTCTATCGCCTGAGCCTGATCGCGCAACTGTTCGGCTACAGCGTGGCAATTGCCGGCCTGCTGGATGGGCAACACCGCTTGCCGAAACCGTTCCGCCTCGCCGCGTTTCTGCTGGTCACCCTCGCCGGGATGAGTCTTGGCCTGTGGCAGTTCCTGCGCGGCCAGCGGTATGCCCAGTGGAATCCGGAACAGAACCGTTAA
- a CDS encoding polysaccharide deacetylase family protein: protein MAIKQLIKSTSGWLYLNSPVGRQQLQGAGVILMLHRVLSNDRAADLPHRNELCVGPKAFEHLLVWLRKHFDCVPLMEILQPNALRSERPRVALTFDDGWRDNAVNAFALLQKHQVPASIFLSTDFIGSRQRFWWESLGETLWGSHGEKARMHLIECLHAHKHPLPVLLDDIDVERRSLALLHYLQGLKSLAPQELEELTDECPKDSLPQALDWHQVRAMEASGLVRFGPHGASHAILTGLDDVRLSEEIRRSRDALNNGCNRPLPVYCYPNGDNDERVRQQVADHDYPFALGTGTGIYRGDGDPLNLPRFGVSQRTARHPQLLSWRIYRGARP, encoded by the coding sequence ATGGCGATCAAACAACTGATAAAAAGCACCAGTGGCTGGCTCTATCTCAACTCGCCCGTGGGTCGTCAGCAGTTGCAAGGCGCGGGGGTGATTCTGATGCTGCACCGCGTGCTGTCCAACGACCGCGCCGCCGACCTGCCGCACCGCAATGAACTGTGCGTCGGACCGAAAGCGTTCGAGCACTTGCTGGTGTGGCTGCGCAAGCATTTCGACTGCGTGCCGCTGATGGAAATTCTCCAGCCCAACGCCCTGCGCAGCGAGCGCCCACGGGTGGCGCTGACTTTCGACGATGGCTGGCGTGACAACGCCGTCAACGCCTTCGCGCTGCTGCAAAAACATCAAGTGCCGGCGAGCATTTTCCTCTCTACCGATTTCATCGGCAGTCGCCAACGGTTCTGGTGGGAAAGCCTCGGCGAAACCCTCTGGGGCAGCCACGGTGAAAAGGCACGCATGCACCTGATCGAATGCCTGCATGCGCACAAACATCCGCTGCCAGTGCTGCTCGATGACATTGATGTCGAGCGCCGCAGTCTGGCGCTGCTGCATTACCTGCAAGGGTTGAAAAGCCTGGCGCCGCAGGAACTGGAAGAGCTCACCGACGAATGCCCGAAGGACTCGCTGCCACAGGCACTGGACTGGCATCAGGTGCGTGCGATGGAAGCTTCCGGGCTGGTGCGGTTCGGCCCGCACGGCGCCAGCCACGCGATCCTCACCGGCCTCGACGATGTACGCCTGAGCGAAGAAATCCGCCGCAGCCGCGACGCATTGAACAACGGCTGCAACCGACCTCTACCGGTGTATTGCTACCCCAACGGCGACAACGATGAACGCGTACGCCAGCAGGTCGCGGACCACGATTACCCATTTGCGCTGGGCACCGGCACCGGGATCTATCGCGGCGACGGCGACCCGTTGAACCTGCCGCGTTTTGGCGTCAGCCAGCGCACCGCGCGCCATCCGCAATTGCTGTCGTGGCGGATTTACCGGGGAGCGCGGCCATGA